The nucleotide window GCGGCTTCACGCTTCCCTCATGGCTGCCCCCCGCAGACGTCCTCACGCTCCCCGAGTCAGCAAGGCCCCCGGGGACATCCCCAGCTGGCAGGCTGTCCATGCACGGAACGTTATTCCACACCGCACAGCCATTCTCTTTCAGGGGGGCGCAAGGCGGCACCATGGGTCTCTCCCGGGGAGGTGGCAGCTCCAGAGCTGGAGACATGGTGTCCAAGCAGAGAGCTGACTTGGTTTTCCGGTAAATCGGTGACCTCCTTTGGATGCTTCGGCTGCCAGCCAGGCCCGACTGCATCTCCTCCAGCTGCTTCTCCAGCTCCTTCACCACCAGCCGCAAGTAGTCGAAGCTGGCGCGCGATAGGGACTTGACCCAGGACTCCATGGCAGCCTGGCTCTCGGCCGCCAGGACGTAGGTTCGGGACTTGGCGCAGTCAAACTTGATGGCGAAGGTGAAGTCTTCGGCGGCCTCGCAGAGCTCCACGGTGCAGCCCTCCAAGATGATCACGCCCACCGGCTCCCGGCTCTCCCGCTCCTCGAAGTAGAAGAGCATGTTGCCTTTAAGCACAAACCAGCGGCGGTGGTAGGCCGTGTTCCGCTCGCCTTTCTTGAAGAGGAAGCCAGTGTTGTCGGCGGGGGAGTCGCAGGTGGCGTAGAATGCCAGGCTACGCTCGTTCAGCTTCATGGCGCCAAGGCCTAGAGGGGGAAAAGAGATTCATATGGGATCGGGGTAAGGATCTGCCGGGTTCTCTGAGCTACGAGTAAAgaccagggagcccaggcagtCCCATCCCAACAGCTAGAGTGAGGTACTGACTGGAAACGGACAGCAGGTAGCAAACCCCTAACAGCGGGGCACCGGGGCAATCTGCTTAAATTGGCTGCTTCGGGAGCCCAGGGAGAGAATGCCTCTGGGAAGAGATGGAGTCATGGAGGCTTTAACTTACCAGAAAGGAAAGCGATTTTCTATGCTTGAGGGAGAGACCCCGCTCACTGCAACGGGCTTCTCCTTTCTTTGTCAACTCCCCGGCTTGCCATCCAGGTCACCTGGCCCTATTTCTACTCCTGGCCGTTTGTCTTTCCAGGGAGAGCCCATTGgatcagtttcactttgtttACTGTCAGTTTCCTTTCTGGTTCTTGGGCCCTTTGGGGGagcaaagagggggaggggaaccacTGTTTAAAACatacacctctacttcgatagaacgctgtcctcgggagccaaaaaaatcttaccgggttataggtgaaaccgcattgtatcaaacttgctttgatccaccggagtgcgcagccccgcccctctggagcactgctttaccgcgttctatccgaattcgtgttatatcgggatagagatGTACTTCCAATTTAAAAGAGAGTCCCATTGATCTCTGCTTTTTGTTCAAAGCTGACTTTTACAAAACCAACAATTTTCTGGGTGAAGCTGATgcccttttccctctcccctcaTTGGGATCATGCCCAATCTAATGCTATTTATCAGGCATGGCTGAAGAGCCAGTCCTAGAgtacacttccccctcccccccataaatgCACTTGAACAATGCAGTGTGCAGCTGGCCCGGCACTGCTAATTGGGTT belongs to Chrysemys picta bellii isolate R12L10 chromosome 15, ASM1138683v2, whole genome shotgun sequence and includes:
- the PHETA1 gene encoding sesquipedalian-1, which produces MKLNERSLAFYATCDSPADNTGFLFKKGERNTAYHRRWFVLKGNMLFYFEERESREPVGVIILEGCTVELCEAAEDFTFAIKFDCAKSRTYVLAAESQAAMESWVKSLSRASFDYLRLVVKELEKQLEEMQSGLAGSRSIQRRSPIYRKTKSALCLDTMSPALELPPPRERPMVPPCAPLKENGCAVWNNVPCMDSLPAGDVPGGLADSGSVRTSAGGSHEGSVKPPPLPPRRRASSGNTCGPGALVADSPVCPGTVCFSKLHDWYGREITELRREWLESQESHKL